A stretch of Homo sapiens chromosome 12, GRCh38.p14 Primary Assembly DNA encodes these proteins:
- the RITA1 gene encoding RBPJ-interacting and tubulin-associated protein 1 isoform 2 (isoform 2 is encoded by transcript variant 2) codes for MLREPRKQGLAGRAHLLSPGTTGSMKTPVELAVSGMQTLGLQHRCRGGYRVKARTSYVDETLFGSPAGTRPTPPDFDPPWVEKANRTRGVGKEASKALGAKGSCETTPSRGSTPTLTPRKKNKYRPISHTPSYCDESLFGSRSEGASFGAPRMAKGDAAKLRALLWTPPPTPRGSHSPRPREAPLRAIHPAGPSKTEPGPAADSQKLSMGGLHSSRPLKRGLSHSLTHLNVPSTGHPATSAPHTNGPQDLRPSTSGVTFRSPLVTSRARSVSISVPSTPRRGGATQKPKPPWK; via the exons ATGCTCAG GGAGCCTCGGAAGCAGGGCCTGGCCGGCAGAGCACACCTGCTGTCACCAGGGACCACAGGCAGCATGAAGACCCCCGTGGAGCTGGCCGTCAGTGGGATGCAGACCCTCGGCCTTCAGCACCGCTGCCGAGGTGGCTACCGGGTCAAGGCCAGGACGTCATATGTGGATGAGACTCTGTTTGGCAGCCCAGCAGGCACCCGGCCTACCCCACCGGACTTCGATCCGCCCTGGGTGGAGAAGGCTAACAGAACCAGAGGCGTGGGCAAGGAGGCATCGAAGGCCTTGGGGGCAAAGGGGAGCTGTGAGACCACCCCCTCAAGGGGCAGCACCCCCACCCTCACACCAAGGAAGAAGAACAAATACAG ACCCATCAGCCACACCCCGTCTTACTGTGATGAGTCGCTGTTTGGCTCCCGATCTGAAGGCGCCAGCTTCGGGGCCCCGCGGATGGCGAAGGGGGATGCCGCAAAGCTCCGTGCTCTCTTGTGGACGCCACCACCTACCCCCAGGGGTAGCCACTCGCCCCGCCCCAGGGAGGCACCACTGCGAGCCATTCACCCAGCTGGTCCCTCCAAGACAGAGCCGGGGCCAGCGGCAGACTCCCAGAAGTTATCTATGGGTGGGTTACACTCTTCACGCCCCCTGAAGCGGGGACTTTCCCATTCCCTCACCCACCTGAATGTCCCCAGCACTGGTCATCCAGCCACCAGTGCCCCCCACACAAATGGGCCTCAGGATCTCAGGCCTTCCACGTCAGGGGTGACCTTCCGGAGCCCCCTGGTGACTTCCAGGGCTCGCTCAGTTAGCATTTCAGTGCCATCTACCCCACGACGAGGTGGGGCCACCCAGAAACCAAAGCCCCCTTGGAAATGA
- the RITA1 gene encoding RBPJ-interacting and tubulin-associated protein 1 isoform 1 (isoform 1 is encoded by transcript variant 1), producing the protein MKTPVELAVSGMQTLGLQHRCRGGYRVKARTSYVDETLFGSPAGTRPTPPDFDPPWVEKANRTRGVGKEASKALGAKGSCETTPSRGSTPTLTPRKKNKYRPISHTPSYCDESLFGSRSEGASFGAPRMAKGDAAKLRALLWTPPPTPRGSHSPRPREAPLRAIHPAGPSKTEPGPAADSQKLSMGGLHSSRPLKRGLSHSLTHLNVPSTGHPATSAPHTNGPQDLRPSTSGVTFRSPLVTSRARSVSISVPSTPRRGGATQKPKPPWK; encoded by the exons ATGAAGACCCCCGTGGAGCTGGCCGTCAGTGGGATGCAGACCCTCGGCCTTCAGCACCGCTGCCGAGGTGGCTACCGGGTCAAGGCCAGGACGTCATATGTGGATGAGACTCTGTTTGGCAGCCCAGCAGGCACCCGGCCTACCCCACCGGACTTCGATCCGCCCTGGGTGGAGAAGGCTAACAGAACCAGAGGCGTGGGCAAGGAGGCATCGAAGGCCTTGGGGGCAAAGGGGAGCTGTGAGACCACCCCCTCAAGGGGCAGCACCCCCACCCTCACACCAAGGAAGAAGAACAAATACAG ACCCATCAGCCACACCCCGTCTTACTGTGATGAGTCGCTGTTTGGCTCCCGATCTGAAGGCGCCAGCTTCGGGGCCCCGCGGATGGCGAAGGGGGATGCCGCAAAGCTCCGTGCTCTCTTGTGGACGCCACCACCTACCCCCAGGGGTAGCCACTCGCCCCGCCCCAGGGAGGCACCACTGCGAGCCATTCACCCAGCTGGTCCCTCCAAGACAGAGCCGGGGCCAGCGGCAGACTCCCAGAAGTTATCTATGGGTGGGTTACACTCTTCACGCCCCCTGAAGCGGGGACTTTCCCATTCCCTCACCCACCTGAATGTCCCCAGCACTGGTCATCCAGCCACCAGTGCCCCCCACACAAATGGGCCTCAGGATCTCAGGCCTTCCACGTCAGGGGTGACCTTCCGGAGCCCCCTGGTGACTTCCAGGGCTCGCTCAGTTAGCATTTCAGTGCCATCTACCCCACGACGAGGTGGGGCCACCCAGAAACCAAAGCCCCCTTGGAAATGA